The genome window CACGCGCATGGGCGCGCACCAGGTGCTCGAGATCCTCACGGAAGCGACGCTGCGCCGTGACATCCAGATTCGCAGTGGGCTCATCCAGCAGCAGCACGTCCGGCTGCAGCACCAGCGCTCGCGCGAGCGCGACGCGCTGTGCCTCGCCCCCCGACAGCGAGTCGACCGGCGAGTCTGCGAGACCGGCCAGGCCCAGCGCATCGAGCACCGGTGCACATGCGTTCACCGCGTCGGCCCGCCCCACGCCCCGCGCCCGCAGACCATAGGCGACGTTGGCTCGCACGGTCCCGCGGAACAGCCAGGGGCGCTGGAACACGCCTGCAATGCGACCTCGGGCCGCCGCATCCTGCGGCCCGACTTCCTGCCCGTCGAGCAGCACCCGGCCCGCATCGGCAGCCTCGACCAGCAACAGAATGCGAAAGAGCGTCGACTTGCCCGCACCATTGGGCCCGAGCACCGCAAGCACGCGGTTGCGCTCCAGCTCCAGCGACACGTCGCGCAGTACCGTGCGCTCGCCATACGCACGGGTGATGCGTTCCGCGCGCAGCAGCGGTGCGTGCTGCGGGCCGCCAGGAATTGGCTCGTCCACCGGGGCCAGCGCCATCCGATTCATGCAACGGGACGGTGCACGCCTGCACGCACGCGTGCCTGCTGCGCACGCGTCAGCAGCGCGTTCACGACAAAGGCGAGGAAGAGGAGCACCAGCCCGAATGCGAGCGCGGTCGCGAAGTTGCCGCGTCGCGTCTCGAGGACGATGGCGGTGGTCATCACGCGCGTCTCGCCCGCGATGTTGCCGCCGACCATCATGACCGCGCCCACCTCGGAGATCACGGCGCCGAACCCGGCGACTACGGCAGCGAACAGCCCCAGCCGGGCCTCGGCCAGGTGCGTGAGCAGCGCGCGCGTCCGGCTCGCACCCAGGCCGCGAGCCTGCAGGCGCACGTCGCGCGGCACGGCCTGTACCGCCGCCATGCTGATCCCGGCGACGTACGGCGCGGCGAGCATGGCCTGCGCGATGATCATGGCCGCAGGCGTGAAGAGCAGCTCGAGGTGACCGGCCGGACCGGAGCGCGAGAACACCATGTACACGAACAGGCCGACGACTACGGGGGGCAGCGCGAATCCGGTGTGGATGATGGCGATCGCGAGGCCGCGTCCCGGGAACCGGAGCAGCCCCACTGCGATCCCGACGGGCAGCCCGATCAGCAGGCCGAGCAGCACGCCCGCGCCGGAAACACGCAGCGAGAGGAGCAGGATCTTCCAGACGTACGCGTCGCCGCTCAGCAGCAGCCGAGCGGCCTCTCGCAGGCTGTCCAGGAAGACGTCCATCAGTCCGCTGGCGCGAGCGGCTCGAAGAGACTGCGACCGAACTGCTCCGCACCGAACGTACCGATCCGTCGCTGGCCATCCGCCCCGGCAAGCCAGCCAGCCAGCGAATCGGCGCCCGTGCGGTTGCGGCCGCGCGCCGTCGTGATCACGGAGTAGACGTTGCGCAGGCCATCGTCGCCTTCGACGAGGACGTCCAGCAGCAGGCTGCGCGACAGCGCGAGGTACGTCGCGCGATCGCTGATGGTGTAGCCCGCCCGCTCGCTCGCGATGCGCAGTGCTTCGCCCATCCCCTGGCCGATCTCCATGTACCAGGTGCCCGCGGGCTCGACGCCCGCCTCGCGCCAGAGCGAGCGCTCGCGAGCGTGCGTGCCGGAATCGTCGGCGCGCGACACGAAGGGAGCCGCGGCGTGCGCGATGCTGCGCAGCGCATCCGTGACCGGCTGGCCCCGGACGCGCGCCGGGTCAGCAGCCGGGCCGACCAGCACGAAGTCGTTGGCCATGATCGCGGTGCGTTCACGGCCGTGGCCCTCAGCCATGAACTGCTCCTCCGCCCGGGGCGAGTGCGCAATGACGACGTCCGCGTCCCCACGCTCCGCCAGCGCGAGCGCCTCGCCGCTCCCGACGGCAATGACTTTGACAGTGTATCCGGGATGTTGCGTGGAGAAGGCCGGCAGCAGCGCATCGAGCAGTCCGCTGTCCTCGACGGACGTCGTGCAGGCGAGGATGACCTCGCGCTCGCGGGACTCACACGCGACCGCGAGCGCAATCAGGCAGGCGCAGAGCAGCGCCTGCCCGCGTGACTTCAGTGCTCTTCCCGGGATCGCGTCCCCTCCGGAGTCGGGCTGTCCGGCGGCTCGTACGAGTAGCCGCGCTCGATCGCCTCACCCATGTCACGCGTGCCGTACTGCTCCGCGGCGCGATCTTCCATCAGGTGCTCGGCAGAGTCCTCGGTGCGGTCTGCGCCGCCGCTGGTCGCGCGCTCGTCCAGACCCTCCATGACCGCTT of Longimicrobiales bacterium contains these proteins:
- a CDS encoding ABC transporter permease; the encoded protein is MDVFLDSLREAARLLLSGDAYVWKILLLSLRVSGAGVLLGLLIGLPVGIAVGLLRFPGRGLAIAIIHTGFALPPVVVGLFVYMVFSRSGPAGHLELLFTPAAMIIAQAMLAAPYVAGISMAAVQAVPRDVRLQARGLGASRTRALLTHLAEARLGLFAAVVAGFGAVISEVGAVMMVGGNIAGETRVMTTAIVLETRRGNFATALAFGLVLLFLAFVVNALLTRAQQARVRAGVHRPVA
- a CDS encoding ABC transporter ATP-binding protein → MALAPVDEPIPGGPQHAPLLRAERITRAYGERTVLRDVSLELERNRVLAVLGPNGAGKSTLFRILLLVEAADAGRVLLDGQEVGPQDAAARGRIAGVFQRPWLFRGTVRANVAYGLRARGVGRADAVNACAPVLDALGLAGLADSPVDSLSGGEAQRVALARALVLQPDVLLLDEPTANLDVTAQRRFREDLEHLVRAHARAAIVVTHDAGEAFALADRVAVIEGGSITQAGTPAELVSAPATSFIAAFTGAELLLDGVVQGIEDGGLLDVRLAGGAVLRGRMAEGHEQPAPGAGVHVAYRPEDITLGPADLEVATSAVNRLPVSVSAVVPTGGLVRVRLEGSAPLAALLTRGSADALELAPGRRVTAYLKATALRVFPA
- a CDS encoding substrate-binding domain-containing protein, whose product is MPGRALKSRGQALLCACLIALAVACESREREVILACTTSVEDSGLLDALLPAFSTQHPGYTVKVIAVGSGEALALAERGDADVVIAHSPRAEEQFMAEGHGRERTAIMANDFVLVGPAADPARVRGQPVTDALRSIAHAAAPFVSRADDSGTHARERSLWREAGVEPAGTWYMEIGQGMGEALRIASERAGYTISDRATYLALSRSLLLDVLVEGDDGLRNVYSVITTARGRNRTGADSLAGWLAGADGQRRIGTFGAEQFGRSLFEPLAPAD